From Hymenobacter sedentarius, a single genomic window includes:
- a CDS encoding LacI family DNA-binding transcriptional regulator — protein sequence MDPVTIKDIAHALNLSTSTVSRALRDSYEISPETKRLVMEYAERLNYRPNPIALSLKGSSSKALAVIVPQIANNFFSQAINGIEAIAYNRGYHVIIFQTHESYERELANIQQAVSRRVDGLLLSLSSETSNVSHLQALIDQGMPLVLFDRVAAELPVTQVVADNFGGAYAATSHLLQTGRRRIAHLTIPPYLSITQERLAGYRAALEQYGVPFDENLVRYGTFGPDEAGPLVDELLALSPPPDAFFTASDRLALGCLAALRERGVDIPGQVGLLSFTNSQSAHLLNPPLSTVTQPAQEIGQLAAERLIEQIERKHKSTGPSTMKLPTTLVVRESSRALPKLVS from the coding sequence TTGGACCCCGTCACCATCAAGGATATTGCGCACGCGCTGAACCTGTCGACCTCGACGGTGTCGCGGGCCTTGCGCGACAGTTACGAAATCAGCCCCGAAACCAAGCGGCTGGTGATGGAATACGCCGAGCGGCTCAACTACCGGCCCAACCCCATTGCCCTGAGCCTGAAGGGCAGCAGCAGCAAGGCTCTGGCCGTGATTGTGCCCCAGATTGCGAACAACTTCTTTTCGCAGGCCATCAACGGCATCGAGGCCATTGCCTACAACCGCGGCTACCACGTCATCATCTTCCAGACGCACGAGTCGTACGAGCGCGAACTGGCCAATATTCAGCAGGCCGTGTCCCGCCGCGTCGACGGTCTGCTGCTCTCGCTGTCCAGCGAAACCTCCAACGTGTCGCACCTGCAGGCGCTGATTGACCAGGGCATGCCGCTGGTGCTGTTCGACCGTGTAGCCGCCGAGCTGCCCGTGACGCAGGTGGTAGCCGACAACTTCGGCGGGGCCTACGCCGCCACCTCGCACCTGCTCCAAACCGGCCGGCGCCGCATTGCCCACCTCACCATTCCGCCCTACCTGAGCATCACGCAGGAGCGGCTAGCCGGCTACCGCGCCGCCCTGGAGCAATACGGCGTGCCCTTCGACGAAAACCTGGTGCGCTACGGCACCTTCGGCCCCGACGAGGCCGGTCCGCTCGTGGACGAGCTGCTGGCCCTTTCGCCCCCGCCCGATGCGTTTTTCACGGCCAGCGACCGGCTGGCCCTGGGCTGTCTCGCGGCCCTGCGCGAGCGCGGCGTCGACATTCCCGGCCAGGTGGGGCTGCTCAGCTTCACCAATTCCCAATCGGCCCACCTGCTCAACCCGCCCCTGAGCACCGTGACCCAGCCCGCCCAGGAAATAGGTCAGCTCGCCGCCGAACGCCTCATCGAGCAGATCGAGCGCAAGCACAAGAGCACCGGCCCCAGCACAATGAAGCTACCCACCACCCTGGTAGTTCGCGAGTCGTCGCGGGCACTGCCCAAGCTGGTTTCGTAG
- the tpiA gene encoding triose-phosphate isomerase: MRKNLVAGNWKMNLTYPEGLALVSEITSLAGSAAAGANAPEIVICPPFPLLHGVGQALPQRGKFHLGAQNCHQKESGAFTGEVSAKMLASVGCEYVILGHSERRQYFREDDELLSQKLKAALAAGLKPIFCVGESLDTRESDETFDYIGKQLTDGLFHLSNEEFDQVTVAYEPIWAIGTGRTATSAQAQEVHAFIRERIARAYDAKAALDTTILYGGSANAQNARELFSQPDVDGGLIGGASLKAADFTAIIQSF, encoded by the coding sequence ATGCGCAAAAATCTCGTTGCCGGCAATTGGAAAATGAACCTGACTTACCCCGAGGGCTTGGCCCTGGTAAGTGAAATTACCAGCTTGGCCGGCTCGGCCGCCGCTGGCGCCAATGCCCCCGAAATCGTTATCTGCCCGCCGTTTCCGCTGCTGCACGGCGTGGGGCAGGCCCTGCCGCAGCGCGGCAAGTTTCACCTCGGCGCGCAGAACTGCCACCAGAAAGAAAGCGGTGCTTTCACCGGCGAGGTTTCGGCCAAGATGCTGGCTTCGGTGGGCTGCGAATACGTTATCCTGGGCCACTCGGAGCGCCGACAGTACTTCCGCGAAGACGACGAGCTGCTGAGCCAGAAGCTGAAAGCGGCCCTGGCCGCCGGCCTGAAGCCCATTTTCTGCGTGGGCGAGTCGCTCGATACGCGTGAATCGGACGAGACCTTCGACTACATCGGCAAGCAACTCACCGACGGGCTGTTCCACCTCAGCAACGAGGAGTTTGACCAAGTCACTGTCGCCTACGAGCCCATCTGGGCCATTGGCACGGGCCGCACCGCCACCAGCGCGCAGGCGCAGGAAGTACACGCCTTCATCCGGGAGCGCATTGCCCGCGCCTACGATGCCAAAGCTGCTCTCGACACTACCATTCTCTACGGCGGCTCGGCCAATGCGCAGAACGCGCGGGAGCTTTTTTCGCAGCCCGATGTTGACGGCGGACTGATTGGCGGGGCTTCGCTGAAAGCGGCGGACTTCACGGCCATCATCCAGTCGTTTTAA
- a CDS encoding tryptophan-rich sensory protein — MLAPSPAPDNYASPNRTFMGRLWRWLTALAIFGNIFLSYYSNTHPFSGQTMGMVSARYPTLLTPAGYAFSIWGLIFLGLAVYAIWQLLPAQRQLSLPDALAKPLTLANVATGAWVVLFAYEQIIPSVGVMLLILLSLIVAYGRTRRRIFAGAAPAWIGVPFSLYLGWISVASVINITIGLRELGWQTAEGLSVTMTLGLLLVIVALGLIISRVFRDMAFPLVLAWALVAIWVVRLREIPELGWAALAGAVAVTVLGIVLSRRGGRKTPWQLRDEAVAAVEAEIAAARAAREMRTGE, encoded by the coding sequence ATGCTCGCACCCTCGCCGGCCCCAGATAATTACGCTTCCCCCAACCGCACCTTCATGGGAAGGCTGTGGCGGTGGCTGACGGCGTTGGCCATTTTTGGCAACATCTTTCTCAGCTACTATTCGAACACCCACCCCTTTTCCGGGCAAACCATGGGCATGGTGTCGGCCAGATACCCTACCTTGCTCACGCCGGCGGGCTATGCCTTCAGCATCTGGGGCCTGATATTTTTGGGGTTGGCGGTGTATGCCATTTGGCAGCTGTTGCCCGCCCAACGGCAGTTGTCGCTGCCCGACGCTCTGGCCAAGCCGCTCACGCTGGCCAATGTGGCCACCGGCGCCTGGGTCGTGCTGTTTGCCTACGAGCAGATTATCCCCAGCGTGGGGGTAATGCTACTCATTCTGCTTTCCCTGATTGTGGCGTACGGCCGCACCCGGCGGCGCATTTTTGCCGGGGCTGCTCCGGCCTGGATTGGGGTGCCCTTCTCGCTGTACCTGGGCTGGATTTCGGTGGCCTCGGTTATCAACATCACCATTGGGCTGCGGGAGTTGGGGTGGCAGACCGCCGAGGGCCTCTCGGTCACGATGACGCTGGGGCTGCTGCTTGTGATTGTGGCTTTAGGTTTGATAATCAGCCGGGTCTTTCGGGACATGGCGTTCCCGTTGGTACTGGCCTGGGCCCTGGTGGCCATTTGGGTGGTGCGCTTGCGCGAAATACCCGAGTTGGGCTGGGCGGCGCTGGCCGGGGCCGTGGCAGTCACGGTGCTGGGCATTGTATTGTCGCGCCGCGGCGGCCGCAAAACGCCCTGGCAGCTGCGCGACGAAGCCGTAGCGGCAGTCGAAGCCGAGATTGCAGCTGCCCGCGCCGCCAGGGAAATGCGCACGGGCGAATAG
- the prmA gene encoding 50S ribosomal protein L11 methyltransferase, producing the protein MDFIELTVEAPRELADILVAELAEVGFDTFEDNDAGFCAYTTEEAFNPDAVEEIMARYSGIGDLNHSHRVITRQNWNAEWEKNFQPLIIAERVSVRAPFHSKPDNVDYDIVIMPRMSFGTGHHETTALMIENQLDVDHKGLRVLDMGTGTGILAIMAEMLGARQVLAVDTEPWTVENARDNAAENQCRTIECRLGGVETLANEAPFDLILANINRNVLLEDMHEYARLLPSGRPILFSGFYEEDLPKIQAEAAKHGLRYQRHRTLRSWVSAIFEKE; encoded by the coding sequence ATGGATTTTATTGAACTGACCGTTGAAGCCCCGCGCGAGCTGGCCGATATTTTGGTGGCCGAGCTGGCCGAAGTAGGCTTCGACACTTTTGAAGACAACGACGCCGGCTTTTGTGCCTACACCACCGAAGAGGCCTTCAACCCCGATGCGGTGGAGGAAATCATGGCCCGCTACTCGGGCATTGGCGACCTGAACCATTCGCACCGCGTCATTACCCGCCAAAACTGGAACGCCGAGTGGGAGAAGAACTTCCAGCCGCTGATTATCGCCGAGCGCGTGTCGGTGCGGGCCCCGTTTCACTCCAAGCCCGACAACGTGGACTATGACATCGTCATCATGCCGCGCATGTCCTTCGGCACGGGCCACCACGAAACCACGGCCCTGATGATAGAAAACCAGCTCGACGTCGACCACAAGGGCCTGCGCGTGCTGGACATGGGCACCGGCACCGGCATCCTGGCCATTATGGCCGAAATGCTGGGCGCCCGCCAGGTCCTGGCCGTCGACACCGAGCCCTGGACGGTGGAAAACGCCCGCGACAACGCCGCCGAAAACCAGTGCCGCACCATTGAGTGCCGCCTGGGCGGCGTGGAAACCCTGGCCAACGAAGCCCCCTTCGACCTCATCCTGGCTAACATCAACCGCAACGTGCTGCTCGAAGACATGCACGAGTACGCCCGCCTGCTGCCCAGCGGCCGCCCCATCCTATTCAGCGGTTTCTACGAAGAAGACCTGCCCAAAATTCAGGCTGAGGCGGCTAAGCACGGCCTCCGCTACCAGCGCCACCGCACGTTGCGCAGCTGGGTGTCAGCCATTTTTGAGAAGGAGTAA